One genomic window of Cololabis saira isolate AMF1-May2022 chromosome 3, fColSai1.1, whole genome shotgun sequence includes the following:
- the LOC133440454 gene encoding stonustoxin subunit beta-like, with amino-acid sequence MTPGLRKYSCQLTIDPKTVHKRIKLSDNNRKMTYVKEDQSYPDHPDRFDIWCQLLFREVLTGRCYWEVQRRGKVSVSVSYRRISRKGNSKDCCFGMNDHSWSLSCSDDGRYCVWHNTRVTPSSSSSSVSDRVAVYVDVPAGTLSFYSISSDRLIHIHTFNTTFTEPLYPGLWFRSNPGSSVSLC; translated from the exons atgacaccaggtctgaggaagt attcctgtcaactcaccatcgacCCAAAAACAGTCCACAAacgcatcaaactgtctgacaacaacaggaagatgacgtATGTGAaggaggatcagtcatatcctgatcatccagacaggtttgatatCTGGTGTCAGCTGCTGTTTAGAGAAGTTCttacgggtcgctgttactgggaggtccagaggagaggaaaagtttctgtatcagtgagttacagaagaatcagcaggaaaggaaaCTCTAAAGACTGTTGCTTTGGAAtgaacgatcattcctggagtctgtcaTGTTCTGATGATGGTCGGTACTGTGTCTGGCACAATACCAGAGTaacaccttcctcctcctcttcctcagtctctgacagagtagcagtctatgtggacgttcctgctggaactctgtccttctacagcatctcttctgacagactgatccacatccacaccttcaacaccacattcactgaacctctTTATCCTGGGTTGTGGTTCAGGTCCAATCCGggttcttcagtgtctctgtgttga